Within the Bradyrhizobium cosmicum genome, the region CCTCTCGCACCTTGCTGCGGTAATCGGCGTCGGTGAAGAACAGCGCGTGCGCGAGCTCGTGCGTCAGGGTGCTGCCGCGGCCTTCGTAGACGCCGATGACGTAAAAGCGTCCGCGCAACCTCGCGAACAATCCGAGCAGCCGCTTCTCCTTGCGCGTGAGCGGATCGAACGCGCCGGCATGGAACGGCGCAAACGCCGTCGAAGGCACGTTGAAGCCGGACCAGTCCTGATAGTAGGTGAAATTGCCGTGTCGCGCGGCATACCAGTCCATGTACTGCTCGAGCGAGAACACCCGCCCGTGAAACTCCGGCGACTCGTATTGCTCCTGCACGCGCAGGAAGGTCGATGTCAGCTCGTACTGCGTCTTGAATCGAAGCAGATAGATGCCCGG harbors:
- a CDS encoding ABC transporter ATP-binding protein, whose protein sequence is MSGKIVKTRVGPGIYLLRFKTQYELTSTFLRVQEQYESPEFHGRVFSLEQYMDWYAARHGNFTYYQDWSGFNVPSTAFAPFHAGAFDPLTRKEKRLLGLFARLRGRFYVIGVYEGRGSTLTHELAHALFFTDADYRSKVREAMRPYDTRALGRQLARAGYAQHVIEDETQAYLIAPSGKLGLASKALMPLRRKLRALFHEHAAKLSVPAG